The Mytilus trossulus isolate FHL-02 unplaced genomic scaffold, PNRI_Mtr1.1.1.hap1 h1tg001195l__unscaffolded, whole genome shotgun sequence DNA window ACTAAAAGGCTGCAAGATCCCTATATAACTCACCTTGGATGGACCCTTTCGGATTATAATGATAGCCAAAATTTTACGTTCCAACAAAGTATAGAAGCCCACAGCGAGAAGCACCCCTACAAAAGGGATAACACCAACAACCACGCCTACTCAGTCCACCAGTGCAGCCTTAGTCGACCCCAAGGGAGTAAAAGAGTCCGCTGACACTTGACAAAGGCTTAATAGGATAGAGGCTCCAAAGAAAACAGCTACTCTCCTTAGAGTCTTAAATAGACACTCGACACTAACCATAATGAGACTGGGCTTAGCTTTGTAATTCACACACAAACAAGAGTATATCTTATAAGACGAGCTTAAATCGTATGCATTAGGTCTGCCAGCTTGTGCCATGAAAGCAAGTATATATACTTATGAATTGATCCTAAATCAAACGCATTAGCTCTGCCAGCTCTCACAAAGATAAGAGCCACTACTCACGGCGCCTTAGGGGCATGAGCCCTATATCCTAATATTAGACCACCTTATCACTAAAAGCTACTTGCCCATTGTACaagttcattaaattaaaagtttaacgcttcttaaaagctttagcttattttttattttagttaagagCTTCCAAccatatgacaaaatatttctcaGGAATAAACTCAATCACAATCGGTATAAATCTATGGTTAACCCCGCAAATTTCAGAACACTGCCCGTAAATAATTCTACACTGGGAAGCTTTTATAGGAAGCCGATTAATTCGACCTGGGATGGCATCTACTTTAATTAGTAACTTAGGGAGTGCAAACGAATGGAGCACATCAGACCTTCTTACAAAAGCAGTTATTTGCACATCTGCTGGAGCCACCATCCGGTTATCAACATCCAACAAACGATACCCTCCTTTTCTAAATGTCTCCTGCTGGTCTTCTATGTAAGAATCAATTGTATAACACGAAATTCTTTCAGCGCTTTCTCTAGAGCTTGGAGTGTCTAAATTGCGACAAAATTCGTAAGATCAGTACCATTGTTTCCCAATCGCCTTAAAATTTCACCGGGGCCGTTTTACTTCTTCTATATAATATAGGTTAATTATAGAAGGAAACCACAACCCTACTAACATCAACATTGGCACAATAGTCCATCAAAATTCTAATCGTTGACGGTTCAAGAAATGGCGATAAGAAAATTTAGTAAGAAGGATTACGCatcctatatatataacaaagaccaACACAGCCACTGCTACTATCATCACAAAACCATGGTACCGGAACAGGTCTTTCCCTAGTTCCCCATGGACAATATCACCAAAATATCGACTCCCgtaaaaagacatatttatatttttctacacttaTTAGCCCACTCACGTGCGCTACTTTCGcgatttactaattttaataacttgaaataagctaaaaacttaaaccattTCAGGTCTACAGGACGACTCCTACAGAATTTAGGGTATTCAAGCAGCTTGTCCCACACCCACAAAGAAAGAGGGTTTAATAACAACCTAGAGAAATAAATGACTGAAAGACACTGCCCCAAAATGATATAAGGCTCCCGCACTGGGCGAGCACCAATCCATGTTAACCTAATAAACCTACCAACCAACACTCAAAACACTACTTGATTAAACGGGTAAAAACATAAACTTCGATACTTACCTCTGTGAAGACTAGGAATTAGGTATAATACTACAATcgacaaaaacataacatatacccCCCCCGCTTTATGAGGAATTGAACGAAGGATTGCATAAGCAAACATAAAATACCACTCAGGCTGAACATGGATTGGCGTTTTTATAGGATTAGCAGGCCAATAGTTTAAATGATTCCCTAACAGCTCAGGATCCACAcacactaaatatataaaaaagaacctaAAGCAAACATAACCAAAAAGATCTTTAATAGTATAGAAGGGGTGGAAGGGCACACACATAGTACCTCTTTCAATACCCAAAGGGTTATTACTCCCTttctcatgtaaaaaaaacaggtgtaaaaaaacaaccgcCACTATCACAAACGGTAAGAGAAAGTGTAAAGTATAAAACCGCTTTAGAGTTGCATTACACACGGTCCAACCCCCTCATACATAGCGGAGCATACTCTCTCCTACTACGGGGATCACTCTAAGTATATTAGTAATAACAGTAGCCCCCCAATATGACATTTGCCCCCAAGGCAAAGTGTAACCGAGGAAAGCCTCCGCCatagttaacaaaaacaaatgcacccCAAAATACCACACTGTCTTATCTAAATAAGACCCATAATACAGCCCACGAGCAATGTGCgcataaatacagataaaaaacaTAGAGGACCCATTTGCATGAATATTACGCAACATTCATCCTTTTTCCACATTACGCATAATATGTACTACAGAATCGAATGCCATGTCTTCATGAGCAGTATAATGAGTTGACAATAAAAGACCCCTTAGAAGTTGGATAATTAGGCACAAGCCTAGTATAGAGCCAAACCTTCACCAAGCGTTTAAGTTTACAGGACAAGGCAAATCATAGAACCTGTCATTCATAATCTTCACCAACTTATTAGTACTTCGTCACGGACCAACCCTCTTAGGCGTGTTAATATTATTCACAGTATTGTTACCAACCATCTCATAAGAAAGGCCTACACCTTGTTTATGAGTTTACAGCTCACCACCTCTTCCTCGGCCACCTcatgaatttttgttatatatacaggcACAAACCCCCCGCACACCGCATTTTTTTATGAGTACACATAAgcttggacccccctttttacacCTCTGAAGACACCCAAAGTGTTAAGTGTCCAACTTTGTTTTTGCtccatttttactttatttttaattagactTAAAGCGACCAACAACTTACgcttcaaaatttttttatttttaagatacacGCCTCGTTTTCGAACCGAAAACCACATGAGCAACCAGAGCTGGGGTAAATGAGGAAATAAACGTCTCAAATCCCCATTATCCTACAGCTTACAATTAGCTATAGAGCCCAAGTAACTTAGAATTTAAGGGTCAAATTCACCACTTTCTCTGCCAATAATTAGGTTGAATCTCATGTGGTCCTGAAGAATGCTTACTCCCCGCAAAGGCTTTGTAGCCTTTCAAGCATACACTAAAACCAAGTTAATTAGGTGTAAGGAGACCCGTATTGACCAGTTTTTAAATAGACCATAACAGCCTAACAATAAACGAATTAACTGTAATTTTGCTTATCTTatggattattttaataaattataactattAATACACCAATAAACTTTAACTATGAGCATTAATAACTACTGACCCCGTCTTTACTAACATCAGGAACACTGTCTTCTTCACTTACAACCACATTTCTCTGCTCGACTGGCTGACAGACATTAGCTGGGACTTCAGGCTCCACAACAGCTATTTGTTCTTCTAAAGGAACATAGCCACCCTCAGCATGGGGGCCCCCTTCCTCCTGATTATCAGGAACAACTTCAGCGACACCATTCACAACAGCATCTCCAACAGCTGAAATAGTTTCAGGTAATGGGAGCACCCTAACAGTGTCACCCCCCTCCGCCCTGACATAAGTCCCCTCCTCCAACGTCTATTCTAAACActcagtttttatatgaaaaaaaaccatctcacACACCCCTTAACAGTAAGCCTTTTTTTGCAGCAAACCCCTGCCTAAGCCACTCTCATACAGCCTCTCTAGTGCCCAACACATTCAACAATCTATCACTAAGCAACACactcatttacataaaaagaaccctttttataagttaatcagcctattatacaatattatttatgtcATTACAGATCCGTCACAAAGTATTGCTTTAGCTAAAAACTCGCTCGCTTAAAAGAGACCTTAAAGCTATGCATAAGCTTTTGGGTTAACAAACCcaaaaacttcaattaaaataaagcttcGCAGGGTCTTGTTGCTCTTCTTTTACACACAGGCCTCTTCGCTTTACCCTTATGCAAGaagtactaaaatttatttgcccCACTTTACTTCAAGTAAGCTTTTTATGAGGCAATCGTGTGCATTTCTTTAGAaagataaattctaaaaaaccTCAGTGAGATGAGCCTAAAACTAATTAACTcctcttaaattgtttataaagaaaagctttaactttttctttaggaaTCAAAGTCCTACGTACTATAATACTTCTTTATAACACCTCAGAGCAATAAACTACTTTTGAGCTTAGCTTCATCAAAGCAACTGGGCCATCCCCCCACGTACAACTAAGCTAGGAAGAATTTGTAGCTctcagttatattaacattagCAACTAAACACAACTTAAGAGACAGGCTATCTGGCTTGAGAATAAGAATCTTATACCCTAAGCAAATTACTGGGATTTTCAATTAACAGCTCAACATTCTAGCTTAATTTATTCACCCAGCGTacactaatttcattaaaatttttgccCAGAAGGCAAATATAGTAATTATTGCTATGTAACCATCCTATAACCAGCACATTTAACAGCCTAACG harbors:
- the LOC134703824 gene encoding LOW QUALITY PROTEIN: cytochrome b-like (The sequence of the model RefSeq protein was modified relative to this genomic sequence to represent the inferred CDS: substituted 5 bases at 5 genomic stop codons), which produces MVGNNTVNNINTPKRVGPXRSTNKLVKIMNDRFYDLPCPVNLNAWXRFGSILGLCLIIQLLRGLLLSTHYTAHEDMAFDSVVHIMRNVEKGXMLRNIHANGSSMFFICIYAHIARGLYYGSYLDKTVWYFGVHLFLLTMAEAFLGYTLPWGQMSYWGATVITNILRVIPVVGESMLRYVXGGWTVCNATLKRFYTLHFLLPFVIVAVVFLHLFFLHEKGSNNPLGIERGTMCVPFHPFYTIKDLFGYVCFRFFFIYLVCVDPELLGNHLNYWPANPIKTPIHVQPEWYFMFAYAILRSIPHKAGGVYVMFLSIVVLYLIPSLHRGKYRSLCFYPFNQVVFXVLVGRFIRLTWIGARPVREPYIILGQCLSVIYFSRLLLNPLSLWVWDKLLEYPKFCRSRPVDLKWFKFLAYFKLLKLVNRESSAREWANKCRKI